The following proteins come from a genomic window of Pleurocapsa minor HA4230-MV1:
- a CDS encoding amino acid adenylation domain-containing protein codes for MPEQNRQGTICWLDFNLCATELDSGFAPNHPRVAKLAIDGNFMLASIEVLDELSQSLPGTITAIEPNLVRVSGISYEIALRQIQTLEGQPLSIPDLSKRFGLQVGYQFQGIDPQIVQQVEAFNSSIAKHEAFWVEKLENLQPITIPYADRTVSHFKKQFKSVTIPIHDEIRSFLKGRNSNWNLGNFLCAAFIGYLARIGGTNSFDLGFRDIKLAQELNNSAGFFAAYVPCHLDINLEQSFEEFFAAIRVQIELTKQHKTYARDVVVRDPTLRKIPLASPDIFPVAIEWVEKIAEQQGNPGNELTLIISADETECLWLYNTEAFDANSITRMLEQFTIFLQGIATNSTQSLAHLPLLSEWERQTILVEWNDTAIDYPLDQCIHQLFEDRVEKTPDALAVVFEEQQLTYQELNERANQFAAYLQELGVKPETLVGIFVERSLEMIIANLAILKAGGAYLPLDSTYPQERLDYIIQDAQISLILTQNHLQAKIASCVTVSQNNIQIISLNSNLPSSPTSLQSHTSNPSNLAYVIYTSGSTGKPKGVEIPHRALVNFAQAAVQEYEITQSDRILQFASISFDASIEEIYPCLIAGGTLVLRSEEMSYSPSLLLEKSGDYGITILDLPTAFWHLLTAELANNLQLQLPPSIRLVIIGGEAVNPKQVTIWNRLVGTCQLINTYGPTETTVVATSYKIPHQLDHLSTIPIGRPLPNLQTYILDQNLHPVPVGVPGEIYIGGAGLARGYLNRPELTAEKFVDNPFAQDQKSKLYKTGDLARYLATLKGTASRPKGLAPNVASHEVSAKAYRSAYPLGHNAKIEYLGRIDNQVKIRGFRIELGEIKATITLHQNIHQTVVIAKEDNLGDKRLVAYIVPQPEQTVTTEEIRGFLKEKLPHYMIPSTFIFIEALPLTTNGKIDHRALPAPEQARSEPKETFVAPRNQLELQLATIWQNVLGIQNIGIHDNFFDLGGQSLLAVRLFAEIHKSFNQKLTLSTVLQASTIEQLAKVISQKEYLPDSSYLVPIQPHGSKIPFFCIHGAQGEVLFLKSLANHLNRDQPFYAIRSPGQNGETAPLTCIEEMAKLYIKEIKTIQPQGPYLLGGYSFGGLVAFEMARQFKEQSQEVSLLALLDCYAPESLKYLPLHNRLLQHFRNFLSIGPDYLFNKFKTLRTRIMYRLLKDEAMRNNYFYHLTSTKYFYNLINEFPNYTVEDLKLWENLYKANLQASSNYIPSVYEGKITLFRVKTDPTKNFYQPVAKCGWSKLSNQEIEVYDCTGDHYTFIEEPHVQSLARQLQSCLVLATEL; via the coding sequence ATGCCAGAACAAAATAGACAAGGAACAATATGTTGGCTGGATTTTAACCTCTGTGCCACCGAATTAGATTCTGGTTTTGCCCCCAATCATCCGAGGGTAGCAAAGTTGGCGATCGACGGTAACTTTATGCTTGCTTCAATTGAAGTATTAGACGAACTGTCACAATCCCTTCCTGGAACAATAACAGCTATAGAGCCAAACTTAGTGCGCGTTTCTGGCATAAGTTACGAGATTGCTCTGCGCCAAATACAAACTTTAGAGGGTCAACCTTTGTCAATTCCCGATCTAAGCAAAAGATTTGGACTACAGGTTGGTTATCAGTTTCAGGGGATCGATCCTCAGATAGTTCAGCAGGTTGAGGCGTTTAATAGTTCGATTGCCAAGCATGAAGCATTTTGGGTCGAGAAACTAGAAAATTTACAGCCCATCACTATTCCTTATGCAGATCGAACAGTATCCCACTTTAAAAAACAATTTAAAAGTGTCACAATTCCAATCCACGACGAAATTAGATCTTTTTTGAAAGGTCGAAACTCAAACTGGAATCTAGGCAATTTTCTCTGTGCTGCTTTTATCGGTTATCTGGCTCGTATTGGCGGAACAAATAGTTTTGATCTTGGATTTAGAGATATCAAATTAGCACAAGAACTAAATAATAGCGCAGGTTTTTTTGCAGCCTACGTACCTTGCCATTTAGACATAAATCTTGAGCAAAGTTTTGAGGAGTTTTTTGCAGCCATAAGAGTACAGATAGAGCTAACCAAACAGCACAAAACTTATGCACGGGATGTTGTGGTGAGAGATCCTACGCTGCGGAAAATACCATTAGCTAGCCCAGATATATTTCCCGTAGCGATCGAATGGGTAGAAAAAATAGCCGAACAACAAGGTAACCCTGGCAATGAGCTTACTTTGATCATTTCAGCGGATGAGACGGAATGCCTTTGGCTTTATAACACTGAAGCTTTTGATGCTAATAGCATTACTAGGATGTTGGAGCAATTTACGATTTTTCTCCAAGGTATTGCTACGAACTCTACTCAATCTCTGGCTCATCTACCACTGTTATCTGAGTGGGAACGCCAGACAATCCTGGTGGAGTGGAACGATACGGCAATTGACTATCCCCTCGACCAATGTATTCATCAGTTATTTGAAGATCGGGTAGAGAAAACACCAGATGCTTTGGCAGTAGTGTTTGAAGAACAGCAACTAACCTACCAAGAGTTAAATGAGCGAGCCAATCAATTTGCTGCCTATTTACAGGAGTTGGGAGTAAAGCCAGAAACCCTAGTGGGTATTTTTGTCGAACGCTCTCTAGAAATGATTATTGCTAATTTAGCCATTCTTAAGGCTGGTGGTGCATATCTGCCCTTAGATTCAACTTATCCTCAAGAACGCTTAGATTATATTATTCAAGATGCCCAAATCTCTCTGATACTGACCCAGAATCATTTACAAGCCAAAATTGCATCTTGTGTCACCGTAAGTCAAAACAACATACAAATAATTTCCCTCAATAGTAATCTTCCATCTAGCCCGACATCCCTACAGTCCCATACATCTAATCCCAGCAATCTAGCTTACGTAATCTACACCTCTGGTTCTACAGGAAAACCCAAAGGAGTGGAGATCCCTCATCGAGCTTTAGTGAATTTTGCTCAAGCAGCAGTGCAAGAATATGAAATTACTCAAAGCGATCGCATTTTACAATTCGCCTCGATTAGTTTTGATGCCTCAATTGAAGAAATCTATCCCTGTCTGATCGCGGGAGGGACATTAGTTTTACGTAGTGAAGAAATGAGCTATTCGCCCTCATTGTTACTAGAAAAATCTGGTGACTATGGCATTACGATTTTAGATTTACCCACCGCTTTTTGGCATTTACTCACGGCGGAATTAGCCAACAACCTGCAATTACAATTACCCCCATCAATTCGTTTAGTAATTATTGGTGGCGAAGCAGTCAATCCCAAGCAAGTAACAATTTGGAATCGATTAGTCGGAACTTGTCAGCTAATTAATACTTATGGCCCTACAGAAACCACTGTTGTGGCTACCAGTTATAAAATTCCTCATCAGCTCGATCACCTATCTACCATCCCAATTGGTAGACCATTGCCCAATCTCCAGACTTATATTTTAGATCAAAACTTACACCCAGTTCCTGTGGGAGTTCCAGGAGAAATCTATATAGGTGGTGCAGGTTTAGCCCGAGGTTATTTAAATCGTCCTGAGTTAACCGCTGAAAAATTTGTGGACAATCCCTTTGCTCAGGATCAAAAGTCAAAATTATATAAAACAGGAGATTTAGCCCGTTATCTAGCCACCCTAAAGGGTACCGCTTCGCGTCCTAAAGGATTAGCTCCTAACGTCGCGTCACACGAAGTTAGTGCTAAAGCATACCGCTCCGCATATCCTTTAGGGCATAATGCTAAAATTGAATATCTGGGACGAATCGATAATCAGGTAAAAATTCGTGGCTTTCGCATTGAGCTGGGTGAAATTAAAGCTACGATCACACTACATCAAAACATACACCAAACAGTCGTCATAGCTAAAGAAGACAACTTAGGAGACAAGCGCCTAGTCGCCTACATTGTTCCCCAGCCAGAACAAACAGTTACCACCGAAGAAATACGCGGATTCCTTAAGGAAAAACTACCGCACTACATGATACCAAGTACATTCATTTTTATAGAGGCTTTACCCTTAACTACTAATGGCAAAATAGACCATCGCGCTCTACCCGCACCTGAGCAAGCTAGATCTGAACCAAAAGAAACCTTTGTCGCTCCCAGGAATCAATTGGAACTGCAACTGGCAACAATTTGGCAAAACGTTTTGGGCATCCAGAATATTGGCATCCATGATAATTTCTTCGATCTTGGTGGACAATCTCTGCTGGCAGTACGATTATTTGCTGAAATTCATAAATCATTCAATCAGAAATTAACTTTATCCACTGTATTGCAAGCATCTACTATTGAGCAATTAGCAAAAGTTATAAGTCAAAAAGAATACTTGCCCGATTCATCGTATCTTGTACCAATTCAACCCCATGGGTCTAAAATCCCGTTTTTTTGTATTCATGGCGCGCAAGGTGAAGTTCTCTTTTTAAAAAGTTTAGCTAACCATCTCAATCGGGATCAGCCTTTTTATGCCATAAGATCACCAGGACAAAATGGAGAAACTGCCCCTCTAACCTGCATTGAAGAGATGGCAAAGCTTTATATTAAGGAAATAAAAACCATACAACCGCAGGGCCCTTATTTACTAGGTGGTTATTCTTTTGGAGGACTTGTGGCTTTTGAAATGGCTCGACAGTTTAAAGAACAAAGTCAAGAGGTTTCATTATTGGCATTATTAGACTGTTATGCTCCAGAAAGCCTCAAATATTTACCGTTACATAATAGATTGTTGCAACATTTTCGCAATTTTCTATCGATTGGGCCTGATTATCTTTTCAACAAATTCAAGACATTACGCACCAGAATCATGTATCGTCTGCTTAAGGATGAAGCTATGAGAAATAATTATTTTTATCACTTAACTAGTACTAAATATTTTTATAATTTAATTAATGAGTTTCCTAACTATACTGTTGAAGATTTAAAATTGTGGGAAAATCTTTATAAAGCTAATTTACAAGCAAGTTCAAATTATATCCCCTCAGTTTATGAGGGAAAAATTACTCTTTTTAGAGTCAAAACCGATCCTACTAAGAATTTTTATCAGCCAGTAGCAAAATGTGGATGGAGCAAACTATCTAATCAAGAAATAGAAGTATATGATTGCACTGGTGATCACTATACTTTTATAGAAGAACCTCATGTCCAAAGTTTAGCTAGACAATTACAGTCTTGCCTTGTTTTAGCTACAGAATTATAA
- a CDS encoding M42 family peptidase produces the protein MESNGSKDTKEGDRLFAQIQELVLCHSPSGLETEIDDLLLKQFQEFEVEAWQDRAGNVIAKIRGQDSARAIAITAHKDEIGMIVKSIDDDGCLQVRRLGGSFPWVYGEGVVDILGDQKVISGILSFGSRHVSHESPQKAQQIDTPLMWEDAWVETKCSLSELTTLGVRPGTRVVIGKHRKQPFRLKDYIASYTLDNKASVAILLALAERVQNPPVDIYLVASAKEEVGAIGALYFTQNQTLESLIALEICPLADEYPIESGVAPVLLSQDNYGVYDELLNAEIRTAAELAEVPLQLAVIDGFGSDASIAMKFGHVSRGACLSFPTQNTHGYEIAHLGAIANCIEILATYCLTI, from the coding sequence ATGGAAAGTAACGGCAGTAAAGACACCAAAGAAGGCGATCGCCTGTTCGCTCAAATCCAAGAGTTAGTTTTGTGTCATTCACCTAGTGGGTTAGAAACAGAAATTGATGACCTTTTGTTAAAACAGTTTCAAGAGTTTGAGGTAGAGGCTTGGCAGGATCGAGCAGGCAACGTAATTGCTAAAATTCGTGGACAAGATTCTGCAAGAGCGATCGCTATTACGGCTCATAAAGACGAAATCGGCATGATCGTTAAATCTATTGATGATGATGGCTGCCTTCAGGTACGTCGTTTGGGGGGTTCGTTTCCTTGGGTATACGGTGAAGGGGTCGTTGATATTTTAGGAGATCAAAAGGTTATTAGCGGTATTCTCTCTTTTGGTTCGCGTCATGTTTCCCATGAATCACCACAAAAAGCCCAGCAGATTGATACACCTTTGATGTGGGAGGATGCTTGGGTAGAAACTAAGTGTAGTTTATCTGAGTTAACTACTTTAGGCGTGCGCCCTGGTACTCGGGTAGTGATTGGCAAACATCGTAAACAGCCATTTCGTCTCAAAGACTATATTGCTAGCTACACTTTAGATAATAAAGCTTCAGTGGCTATTCTTTTAGCTCTTGCTGAACGAGTGCAAAATCCTCCTGTTGATATTTATTTAGTCGCCTCAGCCAAAGAAGAAGTCGGTGCAATTGGCGCACTATACTTTACTCAAAATCAGACTTTAGAATCCTTGATTGCTTTAGAAATTTGTCCTCTAGCAGATGAATATCCCATAGAGTCTGGTGTTGCTCCTGTCTTGCTCTCTCAGGATAACTATGGTGTTTATGATGAATTGCTCAACGCGGAAATTCGTACCGCAGCCGAATTAGCCGAAGTTCCCCTTCAGCTAGCGGTAATTGATGGTTTTGGCAGTGATGCTTCAATTGCGATGAAATTTGGTCATGTTTCTCGGGGTGCTTGTCTGAGTTTCCCTACCCAAAATACCCACGGTTATGAAATTGCTCATTTAGGAGCGATCGCCAACTGTATTGAGATTTTAGCTACCTATTGTCTAACTATATAA
- a CDS encoding GntR family transcriptional regulator, whose amino-acid sequence MNLVRSQKQIPLHLDISEQIHQQIISGRYSPGAKLPSERELIKEWQVSRITIRRAIANLVQQGLVTTHQGKGVFVTQKRKVIYTLSNPLTFLEEDLANQGIELYLQNITFELVTAPQQVQVMLQLPSDNPTAYLQKKILLVDREPGCVDLTYILPEIGSKLESELKQNMTFPVLERNNYQIERVEAIIECTNASLELSEYLDVPLGHPLLVYRHTAYAHNRPVVHGESISRGDRFCYSVNQNNY is encoded by the coding sequence TTGAATTTGGTGAGATCGCAAAAACAAATACCACTTCATTTAGATATTTCCGAACAGATCCACCAACAAATTATTAGTGGTCGTTATTCACCAGGGGCTAAATTACCCAGTGAAAGAGAACTAATTAAAGAATGGCAAGTCAGCCGAATTACCATCAGAAGAGCGATCGCCAATTTAGTTCAGCAAGGTTTAGTGACTACCCATCAGGGGAAAGGAGTGTTTGTTACTCAAAAGCGCAAAGTAATTTATACTCTTTCCAATCCCCTCACGTTTCTAGAAGAAGATCTAGCCAATCAGGGCATCGAACTATATTTGCAAAATATAACTTTTGAACTGGTTACAGCACCACAACAAGTACAGGTAATGCTGCAATTACCCTCAGATAATCCGACTGCTTATTTACAAAAAAAAATCTTACTAGTAGATCGAGAACCTGGATGTGTCGATCTTACTTATATTCTGCCAGAGATAGGTTCTAAACTAGAATCAGAGTTAAAGCAAAATATGACCTTTCCTGTTTTAGAACGTAATAACTATCAGATCGAGCGGGTCGAAGCAATTATTGAATGTACTAATGCTAGTTTAGAACTGAGTGAATATCTAGATGTACCTCTGGGTCATCCTTTATTAGTTTATCGTCACACTGCCTATGCTCATAATCGCCCCGTAGTTCATGGAGAATCAATTTCTAGAGGCGATCGCTTCTGCTATTCAGTCAATCAAAATAATTATTGA
- a CDS encoding fatty acid desaturase family protein yields the protein MNTQVKTRSAFGHQPKQILASLELKTLNARSNRRGLIQLAGHLLVMVCSGYLWIAVDSWVIKIPALMIYGFSFAAMFAPLHESSHRTAFASNRLNDLVAWIAGLFSFYNSDFYRRYHKWHHRYAQVNGKDPELDDPKPSNIGEYLVELSGFNWWIGKFKTHYQVATGKLEDYAFIAEDARDEVIRSTRLQLAFYVAAIAISLIFKQPWFFTMWLLPLAVGQPILRFILLAEHTGCSNNDNPLTNTRTTLTWFPVIVWNIPFHAEHHLYPSIPFHALPQAHQQLKEHFTVVDRGYVNVHRDIRASF from the coding sequence ATGAACACTCAAGTCAAGACCAGATCGGCATTTGGTCATCAGCCAAAACAAATTCTAGCTTCATTAGAGTTAAAGACTCTGAATGCTCGTTCTAATCGGCGAGGGTTAATCCAGCTAGCAGGACATCTGTTGGTGATGGTATGTAGTGGTTACTTGTGGATCGCGGTTGATAGTTGGGTAATTAAAATACCAGCATTAATGATCTATGGCTTCAGTTTTGCTGCCATGTTTGCACCCTTACATGAAAGTTCTCATCGAACAGCTTTTGCTAGCAATCGTCTCAACGATCTTGTGGCTTGGATAGCGGGACTCTTTTCCTTTTATAACAGTGATTTTTACCGTCGCTATCACAAATGGCATCATCGCTATGCTCAAGTTAATGGCAAAGATCCCGAACTAGACGACCCCAAACCAAGTAACATTGGGGAATATTTAGTAGAGTTAAGCGGTTTCAACTGGTGGATTGGCAAATTTAAAACTCACTATCAAGTAGCCACAGGTAAGCTAGAAGATTATGCTTTTATCGCTGAAGATGCGCGCGACGAAGTAATCAGATCGACTCGCCTGCAACTAGCTTTCTATGTTGCTGCGATCGCTATTTCTCTAATCTTTAAACAGCCTTGGTTTTTTACCATGTGGTTGCTACCTTTAGCTGTAGGACAGCCGATTTTACGCTTTATTTTATTGGCCGAACATACAGGGTGCAGTAACAACGACAATCCTTTAACCAATACCCGCACTACTTTAACCTGGTTTCCCGTAATAGTATGGAACATTCCCTTTCATGCCGAACACCATCTTTATCCTTCGATTCCCTTTCATGCGCTACCCCAAGCACATCAGCAGTTAAAGGAACATTTTACGGTAGTCGATCGGGGTTATGTAAATGTACATCGAGATATTAGGGCTTCTTTTTGA
- a CDS encoding pentapeptide repeat-containing protein, which produces MPTTTSSNKSPHAAKIAAKIKTGESLAHADFNNQDLYAIALSQVNLEQVNFSGSVLTNADLVEANLQGANLKNTDLRGADLTRANLTGADLTGAYLSRADLRGANLSGANLTNTQFQVTIYDLQTAFPEGFDYQSSGAVGPGAKLTGAYLNTANLRGVDLTGAKMIGAYLSGTDFTGAILDDVSFSGAILQKAIMTGASLRNARLGNTELKGVDLRGADLTGANLDNLQNIAGADFSFVKGLSEQARSAILNFPAPDLTTWNAYTRCNTKDSLARQA; this is translated from the coding sequence ATGCCGACTACAACCTCTAGTAATAAATCTCCTCATGCTGCTAAGATCGCTGCCAAAATTAAGACAGGAGAAAGTTTAGCCCATGCCGACTTTAATAACCAAGATTTATATGCGATCGCTCTTAGTCAAGTTAACTTAGAGCAGGTTAATTTTTCTGGCAGTGTTTTGACTAATGCCGATCTGGTGGAAGCAAATCTCCAAGGAGCAAACCTGAAAAATACAGATTTAAGAGGAGCAGATTTAACCAGAGCAAATCTAACAGGAGCAGATTTAACAGGGGCATATTTGAGTCGTGCCGATCTGCGAGGTGCTAATTTAAGCGGTGCTAATTTAACTAATACTCAGTTTCAAGTAACCATTTACGATCTCCAAACGGCTTTTCCTGAAGGGTTTGACTATCAAAGTTCGGGTGCAGTAGGGCCAGGAGCAAAATTGACTGGAGCTTATCTGAATACTGCTAATCTGCGTGGAGTAGATTTAACAGGGGCAAAAATGATTGGCGCTTATTTGAGCGGAACAGATTTTACTGGCGCAATTTTAGATGATGTTTCCTTTAGTGGCGCGATTTTGCAAAAAGCCATCATGACAGGAGCAAGTTTACGTAATGCTCGCTTAGGCAATACCGAACTAAAAGGAGTGGATTTGAGAGGCGCAGATTTGACAGGGGCAAACTTAGATAATCTACAAAATATTGCTGGGGCAGATTTTAGCTTTGTCAAAGGCTTAAGCGAGCAAGCTCGTTCAGCTATTTTAAATTTTCCTGCACCAGATCTAACTACCTGGAATGCTTATACACGCTGTAACACCAAAGATAGTTTGGCAAGACAAGCGTAA
- a CDS encoding LysE family translocator, translating into MFGTHNLSAFLLSSFLLWITPGTDTMYILARSISQGRQAGLISVLGISSGILVHTTFAAFGLSAILATSAWAFTTIKIAGAIYLIYLGLQAWLRKSSPLSTPEINSMSSWQIYRQGVVTNVLNPKVAIFFLAFLPQFVEPTAGFGALPFLLLGILFVTGGTVWCLLLAGFAAIATNTVRENKQFSGWLERITGCVYIGLGLNLLRSKSQPT; encoded by the coding sequence ATGTTTGGAACTCACAATCTGTCGGCTTTTCTTCTGTCAAGTTTTTTACTCTGGATTACGCCTGGTACAGATACAATGTACATCCTAGCTCGAAGTATATCCCAAGGTCGTCAAGCTGGATTAATCTCAGTGTTGGGTATTAGTAGTGGCATTTTGGTTCATACGACATTTGCTGCGTTTGGATTATCAGCGATTTTAGCGACTTCTGCTTGGGCATTTACAACCATCAAGATTGCTGGGGCTATATATCTTATTTATCTTGGTCTTCAAGCTTGGTTGAGAAAGTCTTCACCTCTATCTACTCCAGAAATAAACTCAATGAGTAGCTGGCAAATTTATCGTCAGGGAGTTGTAACGAATGTTCTCAACCCTAAAGTGGCAATCTTCTTTCTCGCCTTCCTTCCACAATTTGTTGAACCAACAGCAGGTTTTGGAGCATTACCGTTTTTATTGTTAGGTATTTTGTTTGTGACTGGTGGTACAGTATGGTGCTTGCTACTAGCTGGATTTGCTGCAATAGCAACCAATACGGTTAGAGAAAATAAGCAATTTTCAGGTTGGTTAGAGCGAATTACAGGTTGTGTATATATTGGATTAGGTTTGAATCTGTTAAGAAGTAAATCTCAACCAACGTAA